The Agromyces sp. LHK192 genome includes a window with the following:
- a CDS encoding methyltransferase domain-containing protein — MTSGASRDAYTHGHHESVVRTHARRDVANSAAYLVPHLTPGTRVLDVGSGPGSITIDLGRHVPGGSVLGVDASAEIVDAARELAADAGVDGVAFAVGDAYALEHPDDSFDVVHAHQVLQHLARPVDALREWRRVLKPGGILAVREVDYGGIIWNPAAGLEDWLELYQAVHRWNGGEPDAGRRLTGWVREAGFTDLDGSASSWLYASAAERAWWGAAWADRATQSQFATHALDSGLATPDRLQRVADAWTAWVADPDGWFLMPHGEVVARG; from the coding sequence ATGACTTCCGGCGCGAGCCGCGACGCCTACACGCACGGGCACCACGAGAGCGTCGTGCGCACCCATGCGCGACGGGACGTTGCGAACTCCGCGGCGTATCTCGTGCCGCACCTCACGCCGGGGACGCGCGTCCTCGACGTCGGGTCGGGTCCGGGATCGATCACGATCGACCTCGGCCGGCACGTGCCCGGCGGCTCGGTGCTCGGCGTCGACGCCTCGGCGGAGATCGTCGACGCCGCACGCGAGCTGGCCGCAGACGCCGGCGTCGACGGCGTCGCCTTCGCGGTCGGCGACGCGTATGCGCTCGAACATCCCGACGATTCCTTCGACGTCGTGCACGCGCACCAGGTGCTGCAGCACCTCGCACGACCGGTCGACGCGCTGCGCGAGTGGCGACGTGTGCTGAAGCCCGGTGGCATCCTCGCGGTGCGCGAGGTCGACTACGGCGGGATCATCTGGAATCCGGCCGCGGGCCTCGAGGACTGGCTCGAGCTCTACCAGGCGGTGCACCGCTGGAATGGCGGCGAACCCGACGCGGGTCGGCGCCTGACCGGGTGGGTGCGGGAGGCCGGATTCACGGACCTCGACGGGAGCGCGTCGTCCTGGCTGTACGCGTCGGCGGCCGAGCGCGCGTGGTGGGGCGCCGCGTGGGCCGACCGGGCGACGCAGTCGCAGTTCGCGACGCACGCCCTCGATTCCGGTCTCGCGACACCGGATCGGCTGCAGCGCGTCGCGGATGCATGGACCGCCTGGGTCGCCGACCCCGACGGCTGGTTCCTGATGCCGCACGGCGAGGTCGTCGCCCGGGGGTGA
- the sufC gene encoding Fe-S cluster assembly ATPase SufC, producing the protein MSVLEIKNLHVNVETDQGTREILRGVDLVINEGEIHAIMGPNGSGKSTLAYTIAGHPKYTVVDGEILLDGENVLEMSVDERARAGLFLAMQYPVEIPGVTVTNFLRTAKTAIDGEAPAIRTWLKDVRGAMSDLKMDPAFAERNVNEGFSGGEKKRNEILQLELLKPKFAVLDETDSGLDVDALKVVSEGVNRAHQANGLGILLITHYTRILRYIKPDFVHVFVAGRIAEQGGPELADRLEEEGYDRYQVAESAVAEAVAE; encoded by the coding sequence ATGTCCGTGCTCGAGATCAAGAACCTGCACGTCAACGTCGAGACCGACCAGGGCACCCGCGAGATCCTCCGCGGCGTCGACCTGGTGATCAACGAGGGCGAGATCCACGCCATCATGGGCCCGAACGGCTCCGGCAAGTCGACCCTCGCCTACACGATCGCCGGTCACCCCAAGTACACCGTGGTCGACGGCGAGATCCTGCTCGACGGCGAGAACGTCCTCGAGATGTCCGTCGACGAGCGTGCCCGCGCCGGCCTCTTCCTCGCGATGCAGTACCCGGTGGAGATCCCCGGCGTCACCGTCACGAACTTCCTCCGCACCGCGAAGACCGCGATCGACGGCGAGGCGCCGGCGATCCGCACGTGGCTGAAGGACGTCCGCGGCGCGATGAGCGACCTCAAGATGGACCCGGCGTTCGCCGAGCGCAACGTCAACGAGGGCTTCTCGGGCGGCGAGAAGAAGCGCAACGAGATCCTCCAGCTCGAGCTGCTCAAGCCGAAGTTCGCCGTGCTCGACGAGACCGACTCGGGCCTCGACGTCGACGCCCTGAAGGTCGTCTCGGAGGGTGTCAACCGCGCCCACCAAGCGAACGGCCTCGGCATCCTGCTGATCACGCACTACACGCGCATCCTGCGCTACATCAAGCCGGACTTCGTGCACGTCTTCGTCGCCGGCCGCATCGCCGAGCAGGGCGGCCCCGAGCTCGCCGACCGCCTCGAGGAAGAGGGCTACGACCGCTACCAGGTCGCGGAGTCCGCGGTCGCCGAGGCCGTCGCCGAGTAA
- a CDS encoding metal-sulfur cluster assembly factor: MVTSLAPEKFDEVTEALKDVVDPELGVNVVDLGLIYDLGWDDEHDALVIHMTLTSAGCPLTDVLEEQTAEALDGVVDQFRINWVWMPPWGPERITDDGRDMMRALGFAI; the protein is encoded by the coding sequence ATGGTCACCTCACTCGCGCCGGAGAAGTTCGACGAGGTCACCGAGGCGCTCAAGGACGTCGTCGACCCCGAACTCGGGGTCAACGTCGTCGACCTCGGCCTCATCTACGACCTCGGCTGGGACGACGAGCACGACGCGCTGGTCATCCACATGACGCTCACGAGCGCCGGATGCCCCCTCACCGACGTGCTCGAAGAGCAGACCGCCGAGGCGCTCGACGGCGTCGTCGACCAGTTCCGGATCAACTGGGTCTGGATGCCCCCGTGGGGCCCGGAGCGCATCACCGACGACGGTCGCGACATGATGCGCGCGCTCGGCTTCGCGATCTGA
- a CDS encoding heme A synthase: MHRTAQPATRTTGGNRLLAFLLPTEITRWVRAMAWLSLIVNIGIVGTGGLVRLTGSGMGCETWPYCTADSLVPTPELGIHGLIEFGNRTLTGVLVVVAALMFLSVLRLRPRRRDLVGISFAIGIGIIVQAVVGGITVWLHLHPAIVGFHFLVSAALVALATVLVYRVYAAPGPRKPAVSRGYAILAHVTSAAVLITVIVGILLTGSGPHAGDDEAARNGLDPILWQHIHAWPGYATFALTIALLIGALRTPRDLGLRGAVGLLLAVELIQIAVGLWQARTGLPIVLVNIHMVLAVTLVAAMTSVVLRLKRAENADRVVEASVPVGS, from the coding sequence GTGCACCGCACCGCGCAGCCCGCAACCCGCACCACCGGCGGCAACCGCCTCCTCGCGTTCCTGCTCCCCACCGAGATCACGCGCTGGGTCCGCGCGATGGCCTGGCTGTCGCTCATCGTGAACATCGGCATCGTGGGCACCGGCGGGCTGGTCCGCCTGACGGGGTCCGGCATGGGATGCGAGACGTGGCCCTACTGCACGGCCGACTCGCTGGTGCCGACACCCGAACTCGGCATCCACGGCCTGATCGAATTCGGCAACCGCACGCTCACCGGCGTCCTCGTCGTCGTCGCGGCGCTCATGTTCCTGTCCGTGCTGCGGCTCCGACCGCGCCGCCGGGATCTGGTCGGGATCTCGTTCGCCATCGGCATCGGCATCATCGTGCAGGCCGTCGTCGGCGGCATCACCGTCTGGCTCCACCTGCACCCGGCCATCGTCGGCTTCCACTTCCTGGTCTCGGCGGCGCTCGTCGCCCTCGCGACGGTCCTCGTGTACCGCGTCTACGCCGCTCCGGGGCCACGGAAGCCGGCCGTCTCGCGCGGCTACGCGATCCTCGCGCACGTCACGAGCGCGGCCGTCCTGATCACGGTGATCGTCGGCATCCTGCTCACCGGCTCAGGCCCGCACGCCGGGGACGACGAAGCGGCACGGAACGGGCTCGACCCCATCCTCTGGCAGCACATCCACGCGTGGCCGGGCTACGCGACGTTCGCCCTCACGATCGCGCTGCTGATCGGCGCGCTCAGAACCCCGCGCGACCTCGGCCTCCGCGGTGCCGTCGGCCTCCTCCTCGCGGTCGAACTGATCCAGATCGCCGTCGGGCTCTGGCAGGCCCGCACCGGTCTCCCGATCGTCCTCGTGAACATCCACATGGTGCTCGCCGTCACGCTCGTCGCCGCGATGACCTCCGTCGTCCTCCGCCTGAAGCGTGCGGAGAACGCGGACCGCGTGGTGGAGGCATCCGTGCCCGTCGGGTCGTGA
- a CDS encoding non-heme iron oxygenase ferredoxin subunit, producing MASVRVCGIDELVENQASKFVLDGVAIAVVKDSAGDVFAIGDVCTHGDISLSEGFVEDDTLECWAHGSKFSLHTGKPLTLPAYEPVPVYQVSIEGGDVLIDPAVTLAV from the coding sequence GTGGCATCCGTTCGCGTGTGCGGGATCGACGAGCTCGTCGAGAACCAGGCATCGAAGTTCGTGCTCGACGGCGTCGCGATCGCGGTCGTGAAGGACTCCGCCGGTGACGTGTTCGCCATCGGCGACGTGTGCACGCACGGCGACATCTCGCTCTCCGAGGGCTTCGTCGAGGACGACACGCTCGAGTGCTGGGCCCACGGGTCGAAGTTCTCGCTGCACACCGGCAAGCCCCTCACCCTCCCGGCCTACGAGCCGGTTCCCGTCTACCAGGTCAGCATCGAGGGCGGCGACGTCCTGATCGACCCCGCGGTCACCCTGGCCGTCTGA
- the sufD gene encoding Fe-S cluster assembly protein SufD: MPTAEQHGIRAHSDGAGATVPVQTRSERFRSADVADFAPVTGREHEWKLSPVAAFADLTGGELDGSRTPLETVDAAGIEVSWVSRDDARIGTAGLPEDRGSANAWSSFQEALLIRVTGEDDKAATVTRTALGTAPRGAHTLIEAAPNSRGLVVLGGSGDARLAENVEILVGEGANLTVVSLQEWTDDSVHLASHFARVGRDAKLKHIVVSLGGKVVRVNPSTHLAEQGGDVEALGLYFSDAGQHLEQQVYVHHDAPHTRSRVTYKGALQGEGARTVWIGDVLIGNAAVGTDSYEQNRNLVLTDGTRADSVPNLEIETGDIEGAGHASATGRFDDEQLFYLMARGIREDEARRLVVRGFLTEIVQQIGAPELEEHLIAALEAELQGS, translated from the coding sequence ATGCCCACCGCCGAGCAGCACGGCATCCGTGCGCACTCGGACGGCGCCGGCGCGACGGTGCCCGTCCAGACCCGCTCCGAGCGGTTCCGCTCGGCCGACGTCGCCGACTTCGCTCCCGTCACGGGCCGCGAGCACGAGTGGAAGCTCTCTCCGGTCGCGGCGTTCGCCGACCTCACCGGCGGCGAGCTCGACGGATCGCGCACGCCGCTCGAGACGGTGGACGCCGCGGGCATCGAGGTGTCCTGGGTGTCGCGCGACGACGCCCGAATCGGCACCGCGGGCCTGCCCGAGGACCGAGGCTCGGCGAACGCCTGGTCGAGCTTCCAGGAGGCGCTCCTCATCCGCGTGACGGGCGAGGACGACAAGGCCGCGACCGTGACCCGGACGGCGCTCGGCACCGCGCCTCGGGGCGCGCACACGCTCATCGAGGCCGCGCCGAACAGCCGTGGGCTCGTCGTGCTCGGCGGTTCGGGCGACGCGCGCCTCGCGGAGAACGTCGAGATCCTCGTCGGCGAAGGCGCGAACCTCACCGTCGTCTCGCTCCAGGAGTGGACCGACGACTCGGTGCACCTGGCGAGCCACTTCGCCCGCGTCGGCCGCGATGCGAAGCTCAAGCACATCGTCGTGTCGCTCGGCGGCAAGGTCGTCCGGGTGAACCCGTCGACGCACCTCGCGGAGCAGGGCGGCGATGTCGAGGCGCTCGGCCTGTACTTCTCCGACGCGGGGCAGCACCTCGAGCAGCAGGTGTACGTCCACCACGACGCCCCCCACACCCGCTCGCGCGTGACCTACAAGGGCGCGCTCCAGGGCGAGGGTGCGCGCACGGTCTGGATCGGCGACGTGCTCATCGGCAACGCCGCGGTCGGCACCGACAGCTACGAGCAGAACCGCAACCTCGTGCTCACCGACGGCACGCGTGCCGACTCGGTGCCGAACCTCGAGATCGAGACCGGCGACATCGAGGGCGCCGGCCACGCGTCGGCGACCGGTCGGTTCGACGACGAGCAGCTCTTCTACCTCATGGCGCGCGGCATCCGCGAGGACGAGGCCCGCCGCCTCGTCGTGCGCGGCTTCCTCACGGAGATCGTGCAGCAGATCGGTGCGCCCGAGCTCGAGGAGCACCTCATCGCCGCACTCGAAGCCGAACTCCAGGGGAGCTGA
- the sufB gene encoding Fe-S cluster assembly protein SufB, with protein sequence MTDVLIDRPELEGLGVYEFGWSDSDAAGASARRGLSENVVADISRLKDEPEWMLKRRLRALQLFDRKPMPSWGADLSEIDFENIKYFVRSTEKQAQTWEDLPEDIRNTYERLGIPEAERQRLVAGVAAQYESEVVYHQIREDLEEQGVIFLDTDTALKEHPEIFEEYFGTVIPAGDNKFAALNTAVWSGGSFVYVPKGVHVEIPLQAYFRINTENMGQFERTLIIADEDSYVHYIEGCTAPIYKSDSLHSAVVEIIVKKNARVRYTTIQNWSNNVYNLVTKRAVAHEGATMEWIDGNIGSKVTMKYPSIFLMGEHAKGETLSVAFAGPGQHQDAGAKMIHMAPYTQSSIVSKSIARGGGRAGYRGEVRVDANAHHSANTVRCDALLVDTISRSDTYPAIDIRVDDVQLGHEATVSKVSEEQLFYLMSRGLPEDEAMAMIVRGFIEPIARELPMEYAMELNKLIEMGMEGSVG encoded by the coding sequence ATGACGGACGTACTGATCGACCGCCCGGAGCTCGAGGGCCTCGGCGTCTACGAGTTCGGCTGGTCCGACTCCGACGCCGCCGGCGCATCAGCCCGCCGGGGTCTCTCGGAGAACGTGGTCGCGGACATCTCGCGACTGAAGGACGAGCCCGAATGGATGCTCAAGCGCCGACTGCGCGCGCTGCAGCTGTTCGACCGCAAGCCGATGCCCTCGTGGGGCGCCGACCTGTCGGAGATCGACTTCGAGAACATCAAGTACTTCGTCCGCTCGACGGAGAAGCAGGCCCAGACCTGGGAGGACCTGCCCGAGGACATCCGCAACACGTACGAACGGCTCGGCATCCCCGAGGCGGAGCGCCAGCGCCTCGTCGCCGGCGTCGCCGCGCAGTACGAGTCCGAGGTGGTGTACCACCAGATCCGCGAGGACCTGGAGGAGCAGGGCGTCATCTTCCTCGACACGGACACCGCGCTCAAGGAGCACCCCGAGATCTTCGAGGAGTACTTCGGCACCGTGATCCCGGCCGGCGACAACAAGTTCGCCGCGCTCAACACCGCCGTCTGGTCGGGCGGTTCGTTCGTCTACGTCCCGAAGGGCGTGCACGTCGAGATCCCCCTGCAGGCCTACTTCCGGATCAACACCGAGAACATGGGGCAGTTCGAGCGGACGCTGATCATCGCGGACGAAGACAGCTACGTCCACTACATCGAGGGCTGCACGGCCCCGATCTACAAGTCGGACTCGCTGCACTCGGCCGTCGTCGAGATCATCGTGAAGAAGAACGCGCGCGTGCGCTACACGACGATCCAGAACTGGTCGAACAACGTCTACAACCTCGTCACCAAGCGCGCGGTCGCGCACGAGGGCGCCACCATGGAGTGGATCGACGGCAACATCGGCTCGAAGGTCACGATGAAGTACCCGTCGATCTTCTTGATGGGCGAGCACGCCAAGGGCGAGACCCTGTCGGTCGCCTTCGCGGGCCCCGGCCAGCATCAGGACGCCGGCGCGAAGATGATCCACATGGCGCCGTACACGCAGTCGTCGATCGTCTCGAAGTCGATCGCGCGCGGTGGCGGTCGTGCCGGCTACCGCGGCGAGGTCCGCGTCGACGCGAACGCGCACCACTCGGCCAACACCGTCCGCTGCGACGCGCTCCTGGTCGACACCATCTCCCGCTCCGACACCTACCCGGCGATCGACATCCGCGTCGACGACGTGCAGCTCGGCCACGAGGCGACCGTCTCGAAGGTCAGCGAGGAGCAGCTCTTCTACCTCATGTCCCGCGGTCTGCCGGAGGACGAGGCGATGGCGATGATCGTGCGCGGCTTCATCGAGCCGATCGCCCGCGAACTGCCCATGGAGTACGCGATGGAACTCAACAAGCTCATCGAGATGGGCATGGAAGGATCGGTGGGCTGA
- a CDS encoding GNAT family N-acetyltransferase, with protein sequence MTYEIRPAADDDFFGWLPLFAAYCTFYEKELDDAKALIVWNWLRDEANPLHAVLAVDAEGAPIGLAHYRAVPDTLSGTTGCYLDDLYVAEEHRRDGVARALIEHVHDRSGELGGGSVSWITAEGNESARALYDSLARRTDWVTYEMDA encoded by the coding sequence ATGACCTATGAGATCCGGCCTGCGGCCGACGACGACTTCTTCGGCTGGCTGCCGCTGTTCGCGGCGTACTGCACGTTCTACGAGAAGGAGCTCGACGACGCGAAGGCGCTCATCGTCTGGAACTGGCTGCGCGACGAGGCGAACCCGCTCCACGCGGTCCTGGCCGTCGACGCCGAAGGCGCACCGATCGGCCTCGCGCACTACCGAGCCGTTCCGGACACGCTGAGCGGAACGACCGGCTGCTACCTCGACGACCTGTACGTCGCGGAGGAGCACCGCCGCGACGGCGTCGCCCGCGCGCTCATCGAGCATGTGCACGACCGCTCGGGCGAGCTCGGCGGCGGCAGCGTGAGCTGGATCACGGCGGAGGGCAACGAGTCGGCCCGCGCACTCTACGACTCGCTCGCACGTCGGACGGACTGGGTCACCTACGAGATGGACGCCTGA
- a CDS encoding heme o synthase produces MQAAVDTREVRPPSTLRRKAAAYLALTKPRVIELLLVVTAPTMILAQQGLPSLWLMLATLIGGAMSAGSAGAFNCYIDRDIDRVMKRTENRPLVTGELTDREALVFAYGLGAASIAWLWIFTNWVAAALSLAAILLYVVFYSIILKRRTAQNIVWGGIAGCMPVLIGWAAVTGSLDWAPFILFLIIFLWTPPHYWPLSMKYKDDYAAAGVPMLAVVRGRAQVGLQVILYAWATVACSLLLIPIADMGLVYTATALVSGGWFIYETHRLYHLAIHHQQVSPMRVFHGSIVYLSLVFLAVGIDPLLPF; encoded by the coding sequence ATGCAGGCAGCAGTAGACACCCGCGAGGTCCGACCGCCGTCGACCCTGCGTCGCAAGGCGGCCGCTTACCTGGCCCTCACCAAGCCGCGGGTGATCGAACTGCTGCTCGTCGTCACCGCGCCGACGATGATCCTCGCCCAGCAGGGGCTCCCGAGCCTCTGGCTGATGCTCGCGACCCTGATCGGCGGCGCGATGAGCGCGGGCTCCGCGGGCGCGTTCAACTGCTACATCGACCGCGACATCGACCGCGTCATGAAGCGCACCGAGAACCGGCCGCTCGTGACCGGCGAGCTGACCGACCGCGAAGCGCTGGTCTTCGCGTACGGACTCGGAGCGGCATCCATCGCCTGGCTCTGGATCTTCACCAACTGGGTCGCCGCAGCCCTCTCGCTCGCCGCGATCCTGCTGTACGTCGTCTTCTACAGCATCATCCTGAAGCGCCGCACCGCGCAGAACATCGTCTGGGGCGGCATCGCCGGTTGCATGCCCGTGCTGATCGGCTGGGCCGCCGTCACCGGCAGCCTCGACTGGGCGCCGTTCATCCTGTTCCTCATCATCTTCCTGTGGACCCCGCCGCACTACTGGCCGCTGTCGATGAAGTACAAGGACGACTACGCCGCCGCCGGCGTGCCCATGCTCGCCGTCGTGCGAGGACGAGCCCAGGTCGGCCTCCAGGTGATCCTCTACGCGTGGGCGACCGTCGCCTGCTCGCTGCTGCTCATCCCGATCGCCGACATGGGCCTGGTGTACACCGCGACGGCGCTGGTGTCGGGCGGATGGTTCATCTACGAGACGCACCGGCTGTACCACCTCGCGATCCACCACCAGCAGGTCTCGCCGATGCGGGTGTTCCACGGCTCGATCGTCTACCTGTCGCTCGTGTTCCTCGCGGTCGGCATCGACCCGCTGCTGCCCTTCTAG